A section of the Hevea brasiliensis isolate MT/VB/25A 57/8 chromosome 17, ASM3005281v1, whole genome shotgun sequence genome encodes:
- the LOC110671611 gene encoding 60S ribosomal protein L44: MVNVPKTKKTYCKSKECRKHTLHKVTQYKKGKDSLAAQGKRRYDRKQSGYGGQTKPVFHKKAKTTKKIVLRLQCQGCKHVSQHPIKRCKHFEIGGDKKGKGTSLF; the protein is encoded by the exons ATG GTGAACGTTCCCAAGACAAAGAAAACATACTGTAAGAGCAAGGAGTGCCGAAAGCACACTTTGCATAAGGTTACACAATACAAGAAGGGCAAGGATAGCCTTGCTGCACAAGGGAAAAGGCGTTATGATCGCAAGCAGTCAGGTTATGGAGGTCAGACAAAGCCTGTTTTCCACAAGAAG GCCAAAACTACTAAGAAGATTGTTCTGAGGCTGCAATGTCAAGGTTGCAAGCATGTGTCTCAGCATCCAATTAAG AGATGCAAGCATTTTGAGATTGGTGGAGACAAGAAGGGGAAGGGAACTTCTCTTTTCTAA